The genomic region AGGCGGCTGAGTGTGTGTAGCAGCATGCTTTTCTGCAGGGAACTTGAGCCGAAAATCCTTATCTGTGCTGGTCTTTCTACCATCTTCTTATCGTTGttgttctcttcttttttctttcttccttatTTCTCCCGGTTCGCCATTGCCTTCTTTCTCTGtgttctcttttttatttttctcctttgttccttcgtctttttcttttctttctatgAAACATAAAAGTTCCAACTTCCACCTgttatttatcttttgtttcccctgaattttctttttttttttttttttgtaacttgTTGAGTTacttgataattatttttctttgtgtaATTCTTTAATGTTATAACAATTTGCTTGCtgtacataaataaattgttgatttttcttgctGTATTTGTTAAATGTTAAAGTAAATTGTGAAATAAATGACTAATTgcaatacatatttttttatggttatatacttatattatttttgttgaatttactTTCTTAACCCAAgttttttcttgtctttatGTTTAACTAGTTGTGTATCATTGCTGTGGAAATATACTAATGGTGTAAAATATGAAtacaagaaattatttttgcaaatttgtGCTGTGCTTTGGAAGGGGCTCCAGGGAACCTCTGCACCAATGGGCACATGCGCTCTTAACAAATATGGTTGGCATCTAACATGTTAATGAATGCTTTCTGatatttcatgttttcttttcctttatcTGATATTACTGAAAACCTCAAATCATGCACCAATCTGTATTCTGTCTATCATTCCTTACTGAGAAGAGAACAACTCATCTTGTAGCATAAGTGATTTATCCCTGAGGCAGTTGGAAAGGAAGGATGCCTCTTTATGACTGCATGCTTTTGTTGAAACCCAATGTAACGAAAGAGGCCCTTATGGATATGGTTTCAAGGGTAGGACAGCATGTTTACAGAAGAAATGGAGTATTGACTGATCTAAAGTCCTTTGGAACTGTTCAATTGGGTTATGGGATTAAGAAACTGGATGGACGATACTATCAGGTAGTACTTCTATTAATGCATTCTAAAAGAGATTTCATATATTATGTTTCTGCATTGTGCTATCCCTTTGGTTATGGATCATGCCATTTcggatttttcaatttcttcataCTTCTCTATTTGAAATTGTGCAAAACTTTCATAGATTGAGACTTCATAGTTTTGAATAATTGGCTAGTTTTCTATAGTCCCTTGTATATACTCGTGATTATTGCCCTCATCATTGCAAACAGTAATAATCACCCTTGTCTTTTGCCTTGCACAACATATGGATTCTCATCCTCACTAATTGTATATAGTCCTTAATGGTGATTCAAGTTGCTAACTTGTTCTGGAGTTTCTCGCCACTTAATTGTGTGACAAGCAAACTGATGGAATTCTTTAGCTGGCACTCACTACTTTTCAGGTCTCTTATCTATCAAACCATACCTACACAGAAAGCCATTCCAAGGAGGATCTTTTAGGAGGAGAAAAAAGCTAGATTTTGGAACTTACTTTTATGTGAGAGACCCAGGATGAAGCCAACATTACGCACTGCTGTGGCTAGGTAATCCTTATGCTTTTCTCAACGTCCCCTTTACCAGGGCTGGTAACGGTAGTGTGGGTGATTGTGATCTCATGTAGGTCTGACTCATTTATAGCTATACTGCTTTTTCCAAGCAATAGTAGAGATTTGTACCATCTGCTGGACCTGCCCAAGCTTGGGGATATTAATTGTTAAACAGATTTCTTCTGATTGCTATTTGATGGTTCCTCTTGTCGCCATTTCTTTAAACCTGATGATAGTCTAAGCTTTTTCTCGGCATTGGGTTAAGCTAACTTTCCTTAGGCCTATTGGTAAATTCCATTAGTGCGGACATTAAAGGGTCTACGTGATGGGAAGTTTCTTCATCTATGGCGTTATATGGTCTTCCACGGGCGCATTGAAGTTCATGCCTGTGGTCTAACCACTTACTTATTTAAGCTATTTCTTTCTGGTAATTTTGGTCTTTACCTGGAGTAGTCTCACTACACTAGTTCTATCGATGCTTCACTAAACTGCATTCCTTGAATTCTGTTTTGTCTTTCCCTTTCCCTTCTTCCGCCCTCAAGCAAGATGGAAGAGTACTAATTGTACAGATTATTGATAAGTGTAGCATGCAGGGACAATTGATGCAGATGACAATGATGACACCACCCAGCTTCAACAGTGAGCTTTACTACCTGAACAAGGAAGACCGATTGCTGCGCTGGCTCTTGGTTAAACACTGTGAGATGAAATTTGGAATGGAATTTTTTGGCGAAGATGATGCTAAAAGTGAGCTAAGGAGTTTCAGGAGCAATTTGTATGATGATGAGAACATTGAAGAGGATGAGGAGGAGGACGATGAGCACGAAGGCGATGTGCAATCTGAAACAAAAGAAGGATGATGCAGCCACAGCATGTCTTTGTAGTTCTTTTTTTACTCTACCAGGCTACGACTGCAAGAACCAGTTCTATGATCAAATAAAGTATGTGACTGTTTCATAACGAGTGGGTTCAACAATCGTTAGGCATTTCATTGGAAAAGTAGATTTGGTTTTTAGCACAAGTATCTGTATAAGATACTTGAAACCTGACAGGATCAATTCTCTATTTCTGTGTTCATTTATGACGGTTTGTACTTGTTGGGTTCTATTTTTAGGATGTTTTTCTCTGTGAAAGCTAGGTAGATAAAGGTTTATGTTCTTGCGAGTTCTTTAATGTCCTGTATTAACATAAGACAAATAAAGATAAGATGTGCGGAACTGTATGTTAGGTGAAAAGTATAAGTCAGTATTTAAAATGTCTTTTACAGTCTTTGGAGTAGTGATAATCAAAGATAAACATAGCCACGTTCGTAAGACAAACCTTAATCAGTTGTAGTTACTTGTGTGGCAACCTGAACAGCACGGGTGAGTAGATGCAAATGAGAAATGTGGCATTCTACGTAGACGTCCCATGTTCAATTCATCTTTCTTAATACATGTTTCTGTTTTCATATCAAAGGGAAACCAACTCAAAGGAGAAACATTCCATCTCTCCAAAggattaaaatatcaattactcAGCTTCtgtaaatatatgtttattattttgtgtgaATTTATCAAAGAATGAGATTTAATTTCTTCCCTGGATACAACTTATAAGTTAGATAGCAAATTACAACTTTCATCCTATACCAGTTTTAGTCATTGATGGGTAGTAAATAATCTAAACACCTACACTTCACATATTACCAACTCAAAAATTCCTCCTTCTTTTCTTTACCTTTACAATGAAACTAGGAGATATTTATACTATACTAGTCATAAATGTGGGggtgtataaaattaatttatactctcGCCAACCACTAATTTGTGGGTACAATTTCCTATCTAGGGATAATCTAGTAACTTCATGATAACTCAAATGGTACGATTTTGATCTTTTGTCGCTTTTTATGGAAATGATTTAACCTTCTTTTTGAGTCGCACTTTGAATGATCTTCTGCAGTCACCCCAACTCCTAAATATTCTATTgagttcaaaataaaagttaataaaacatattcgttcagaaaaaaaattaaaattagattgataaaaataattattttatttcattcaaagTTGTTAGCACAAActacttataagaaaaaaaaaaccttatgatataatttgaaaaatgaagataaaatcacaccatcattttttataagaagatcaaatcattttttcaattttacttttggGACACGAATTTGTAAATTAAAGAGGAACAAGGTGTTACCATCGTACGACAAATTTGTGATTAATGAGatatgggtttttttttaaaaaaaattaggttaaattaaatataatattctctatcttttgtaaaatcataattatatcttcTGAGGatgtcataataatatttttttagatgatGTTTGTACAAATTTAGAGGgcataattgtaatattttaaaagataaggagtgtttgtatattttagtctaaattcaagaattattgatataatttactattcttattcttattattgttattataaaataagatttatagatagataaaaagatataagaaGAAGATAAAGTTATTGACAAACAAGTCctaatcttgaaaattttggctGCATTTAAGGAGGTTTGGTAGTGGCGATGTGGCTAATAGCAAGCAAAGGCGAGTGCTGTTTTGTCAAATTCAAAACCAAGGATATAAATTCCAAACATCTCTGACAGTACCATGAAAATTTGGTAGAGAGAGCTtcacatttctctctctctctctcttaatttCTCTGAAGCTTCCGTCATTCAGCTTCCTGTGTGGATGCATTCATGTTTTGATTTCTTACACGCTGTGTGTTGTGTGTCTGCAAAAGggtttttgagaaaattttccgGGTAAAAATTCGTGAATTTCCAGAGAAATGGATCCTCGTTCGTGGGCGCGAATGTATTCTTCTGCTAGGCGATATCAATCTCGATCAGGTTTATTTACACccatttttctgttttctgttTTCGGCATTAATGTTACAAGCTTTTCTTTGCTGCTCGTGTCTGTGTTTTCCGTTTGATTTGGTTGGGTTTTTGGTGGGAGAATTTACCcagattttgaatttctttttgttctatgGAACCAAGTGGGATTCTGATTCTTTTTACGAGGTTTCTGAGGTGACGATGAGAATGATACGTTTTAGAAATGTTACATCTTTTCTTTAGTCATGTTCTTTGTTGCTTGTGGTTTAGGAAATAGAAATCGAAAATGGGAAGATGAAGATATCATCTATTCATCCTTCGttacttttaattttccatttttacatgGGTTTAAACGTaaagttttgattttattttattggatgTGGTTCAGTTATAAAATTCCAGAATGTGAAgtctcttttgtttctttcttgtgAAGTTTgggatttgtttttatctatcTTGGTAAATGAGTATGTTGTTGGTGAAAACACAATGgttcatttgattttgtagTTGAGCAATCATGGGTTTTTTGACaggaagaaagaggaaaatagGGTTCTTAAAAGTGTTTTTGCTTACTTATATCAGTAAAAGATTGTGGAAGTAGGTTTCTGTTTACCTCAGAAGACTTAGGTCTTCTTTTCTGAAAGGAAAAGGCAAGAAAGTTTTCAACttttaccttttctttctctgaGAATCTTTCATTTTGTTAGCAGTGAAGATTATAATGGtggattaataatttatctttgattattcttcttttttgagaCGTATGAGAAATTTGTCTTGGCCTCTTGCTCTTTTGCCAAGTGTATTGAGTGTTGGTTTGCTTATGGTGCAAGTAAATAGTAAatattgtttgtttctttgtgGATGCATAACAGATGTATATCGAGGGGATGAGTTTGAAGAGGATGAGGAGACGAGACCAGAGTTTTTATGCCCGTTTTGTGCAGAGGATTTTGATATGGTGGGGCTCTGCTGTCATATTGATGAAGAGCATGCCGCTGAAGCCAAGAATGGGGTACCTGTTCACCACTTCGTCTTTCTTTCTATATGCCTGCGCGGGGTGGGAATGGACGGGCCCTCGTATGTGTGTGGTTACGATGTCAATTAATAATCATGATGTGTTTATGGATAATCAATAAGGGCTTGCTATAGTTGCACCAAGTGTTCGATGAAGAAAACACGTGATGTTGTAACGAAATGTCAACTGTATTAACTTACAGAAACTACCCAGGATTAACATAGTTTCTTCGTGCCTGATGCCATGTGGGTAGTTAATACTCCATGTAGTAACTCATTTGCTGTCACCGCTAAGTTAATTTTAATGTCTTAATATATATCCCTGAAGCGTGGGCTATAGCACACGTGTAATCACAAAGGCATTCACCGATAACTTGAGGTATGCCACGTTGATACTTCTCAATTGCCGAGGTTTTATCTGGTAAGCTGATGCATTAAGATGCAAAAACAAACTAGCATTCTTAATGCCACTTGCTAGTTAGTCTCTGCATGGTATCACCATGCTGCGACTTGCCACTGTAGTCTTTTGTCAAATCTGCATGGCAGAACCTGCTTCTATCTGGAATTCTTGCTTACCTAACCTGCTTATTTTTACCTATGATTGTTCAGTGATGAAAGCTTTAATACCTGCAGTACCAATTGCTAATAAAGAGAACAAGCCAATGTTTTATGTATCTGCTGctgaattcaattatttttttgtttattgctAATTATATGAAGTTGAATGCTGCCAAGCCCTTGAGCCTTAGTTGTTCTTGATGTGTTTCAGTATAGCTGATGACattgatatttgaaatttagaTCTGGTAATCAAACTTCAATACTACACCTTGAGTTTCAGATTGATTGTATGTTCATTCATGCAGGTGTGCCCTGTTTGTTCAGAAAGGGTGGGATCGGATTTGGTTCGCCATGTGACTTTGCAGCATGCGAATCTCCTTAAAATATCCTTTTGAAAGACATTGAACGCTGTTGAGCTTTGTCTTTTGTTGCCatgaaattaatatcaatatttttcttcctaaTTTACGTTCTGGTATTATTGTAACTCATGGTCTTCCTCAACTGCCTATTACGTGCCGCGGAGGAGAAGGTTCCGTAGGGGAGGGCCAGATTTGTCGTCCATGTTAAGAAGAGAATTACAGGAAGGGAAGCTGCAATCCCTTCTCAGTGGATCTTCACTTTCCGTTCCTTCTTCCCATGCTGAACCAGATCCATTGTTAAACTCCTTCATATACAATCCGTCGCTGGTTGATGAACCTCTTAATGTTAAGCATGTGTCTTCAATTGAGGCTTGCTCTGTGGCTGGAAGCGCTGTAGAGAGTGTGGCTGACAGGTACAAtagatttcatcaaatttcccgttttcaactttttcccattctttttcttttcgcTGATTAATTGACTGTAGGAGCATGTAAGGTGCTTTGTGTTTTACCTTGGAAGTCAGTCATGAGTTAAGTTATCCGTCAGCCTTGGTGACTATCAGGACTCAAGTCTGGGAGTTCACATCCCTCTGTTTTGATGGAGAGGGGTGTGATAATCCGGGGCTTGGAAATTTCAGGGACTGACCAgccaagtttgttttttcttttccttcccTTCTTTCTGGTGGGAAATATGGGTTTTAAGAAACCCCGCTGGCAAACGAAGTACCCTTCAGCTGCAGGAAACgattaacataaataaacaaatgaagaaaaggACAATTATAATGTTGGTACAGCAAGTCGGCAGCATATTGTTCGTTTTCTTGAAGCTCTATTAAAAACTTTATCTGACTTCCATTGATTTCAGGATGACAGAGCGGGTCAAGAGCGTAAGCTCTCAGAGgaagaacaaaaagagaagGGTTCAAGAGGCTCTCAGAGgaagaacaaaaagagaagGCTCAAAGGTGCGAGTTCGTCCAAGGGCTCCTTCTGTCTACTTTTCTTGATGATAATTTGTGAGTTAGAGATGTCTCCATTATTTATGCTAGTTAAATTAGTAATGGGGATCTAGTTTGAAGAGGGTAACATGAGGGAACAGCTCGAGTAATAGAAACTGTGCCATAGTTTTGCTTGGTAGCCCGCCCGGCTGAGGTCTATTTTAAGTGAAACATTATATGTGCATAAGAAAACCATGGAAGAATGTTGTATATATGTGTCATCCAGCGGTTGcttcctctctctttctctctctgtctcttcGTGTGGTTGAAACATATTATGTGCAAAATCAAACTATATGGAGAAATGCCTGTTCTATTAACTGCTACACATTGGTCACGAGTATATGACAGTAAACTCTTGTTGCATATATGTTGCCAACTGGGAATTCCTTCCAAATTTCCAATGTATGTCTATCCTTCCCTGTCCTTGCGTGTGCTTGTATGCTGGTGCTTTGTTCATTAGGATAGTGAGAACGGCAGCCGTCACTTTTTAGTGCACAAGGATCTTCGTTACTATGAGGGATCGTTACTATGAGGGATAATTACAACGTCATTCTttaagatttggtataattatacgcgAACCtcttatagtttaaaaaattatatctagtacaCATTTAATTCCGTCTAATAAATTGATccccaattaatttaaatttactgaatttattcatattaacaaaaaattgaatgaaaaaaaaattcatattaccCTCAATTAACTTCATACTAGTTTATTATAGATAACTCTTCACATATattaatgtgtgaagatgtttaaaggtaatttagtgaaaaaaatatttatttgaccttcaataaatcagtaataaagcAATTACAGATACATATGGATGCTCATTCAATTTTACTGCtaacattaataaatttgataaaaaaaattttaactaacaaaaagtttatttgtcaaacgaaaataaaaattacttttcaattacaaaaagtttgtgtaattacattaaattttaaaaaagagcGATGTAATTTTCCCTCATTGTAAGGGTAATTGAAACACACAGGTCAATGAATTCTGGTCACTGTCAAAATTGTTCTTCTGGCAAGACAGATTTCTTACGCCACAAGTGTTCAATTTGTAGCTCCTTATTCTTTCAAACCGAACACAGAAACAAGAGCACCAAATCTATTGATACTTTTAGGATGAAAAAGTATAGAAAATCATGCATATATGGTGCTGTAAGGCAAAACTTGTAATTCACAAATAACTTACACAAGCTCACTAATCTATATGATCTGTATAATTGTATGCAAATCTAAAGAGTTGTATACATATACTATTCGTCATCATCAAATCGACTGTTAAAGTTGCAAGAACTTGTTTCACCGAGGGGCATGTAAGAAAAGCCAGCCTAACATTTGAGTCATTTATCAAAGTTTCACAAACCCATCACCCACATAATTCGCTGTATTAGGATGCAGAAAAGCTACTCATAAAGTTGCCATAACTTCTTCGCTACGCGAATCACTTAGCTATACGAGCAAAAACTTTAGCCAAGCAAGGCAGAGAAAATAGCTCTAAGTCTGTATATCTCCAAAGGGCCGATGCAGTCTGGAATTTGTTGGAGAACAAACAAGCTGAGCTTGTGTCTCAGCTTTCTATCTCCAGTATGAGCTGCGCGATGTGAAAAAACTGTAATCAGGGTGATTTACTTGCAAAAGCCGAAGCCAGTTGTCAGCGGCTCGCAAGAGGGAATTGATTTTCTGTCCTTCTTGAACTCCATTTCCGTCCCAGTCAGAGACTTTAAACTTGTACGAAACGAGTCCAAAGGTAGGTAATGAGAGTTTGCTACCAGCATCAAGCCCCCCTTCACCACCTGCAGACGTGAAATTGTTTGCCAATAAGTTCTGGTATAGAGATATCTACCTACCAGTCATAACCAGAACAAAGAGTACAACAATCTTTTCAATTAATGACAACGGCCTCCCTCTGGCATTGGTATAATTAccaaaagtatttgtaattccAAAAGCCGGAAATGTAGTCACTAAATATACTAGCTCTAGAAGAAGTCAACATAACTAATCCTAATTCTTTCTACTAAATCATGAACTCTGTTTTGAGTTCTGGAATTTATGCAACAGGCAATACTGTACTATGATTCTATCAGATAGAGAACCCTAGTTTGATTCACACTATCTATGTGACCACATTGCAAGCACAAGAAAAGAGGCTATCAGGATAGCAAAGGCG from Sesamum indicum cultivar Zhongzhi No. 13 linkage group LG3, S_indicum_v1.0, whole genome shotgun sequence harbors:
- the LOC105156859 gene encoding uncharacterized protein LOC105156859 isoform X1, encoding MPLYDCMLLLKPNVTKEALMDMVSRVGQHVYRRNGVLTDLKSFGTVQLGYGIKKLDGRYYQGQLMQMTMMTPPSFNSELYYLNKEDRLLRWLLVKHCEMKFGMEFFGEDDAKSELRSFRSNLYDDENIEEDEEEDDEHEGDVQSETKEG
- the LOC105156859 gene encoding uncharacterized protein LOC105156859 isoform X2; the protein is MKPTLRTAVASMQGQLMQMTMMTPPSFNSELYYLNKEDRLLRWLLVKHCEMKFGMEFFGEDDAKSELRSFRSNLYDDENIEEDEEEDDEHEGDVQSETKEG
- the LOC105156860 gene encoding protein DEHYDRATION-INDUCED 19 homolog 4-like, whose amino-acid sequence is MDPRSWARMYSSARRYQSRSDVYRGDEFEEDEETRPEFLCPFCAEDFDMVGLCCHIDEEHAAEAKNGVCPVCSERVGSDLVRHVTLQHANLLKVPRRRRFRRGGPDLSSMLRRELQEGKLQSLLSGSSLSVPSSHAEPDPLLNSFIYNPSLVDEPLNVKHVSSIEACSVAGSAVESVADRAGQERKLSEEEQKEKAQRCEFVQGLLLSTFLDDNL